In Arthrobacter sp. B3I4, the following proteins share a genomic window:
- a CDS encoding DUF2469 domain-containing protein — protein MSAEDLENYETDMELQLYREYRDVAGLFSYVVETERRFYLANHVDLQARSADGEVYFDLTLQDAWVWDVYRSARFVKSVRVITFKDVNVEELPRSEELALPKVEDLGN, from the coding sequence ATGAGTGCCGAGGACCTTGAAAACTATGAGACCGACATGGAGCTGCAGCTCTACCGCGAATACCGCGACGTCGCCGGGTTGTTCAGTTACGTGGTCGAGACCGAACGGCGTTTCTACCTGGCCAACCACGTGGACCTCCAAGCCCGCAGCGCCGACGGCGAGGTCTACTTCGACCTGACCCTCCAGGACGCCTGGGTCTGGGACGTGTACCGCTCTGCCAGGTTCGTCAAAAGCGTCCGGGTCATCACCTTCAAGGACGTCAACGTCGAAGAGCTCCCGCGCAGCGAGGAACTGGCGCTGCCCAAGGTTGAGGACCTGGGGAACTAG
- the lepB gene encoding signal peptidase I, which produces MEQTKRQPGKLGWRFALLGLVLAVAVSGLVRSLWLDIYFIPSASMEPLLRDGDRIVVSRTAFSSAPVRRGDVVVFDGRGSFAPLNSGRGPAGDFLAGAGHWLGLTGSDNTYVKRVIGLPGDHVICCDADGRLTVNGQQVEEPYVYQGDAPSTLKFSTIVPDGRLWLMGDHRSKSADSRSLLGAPGGGMVPLDRVIGRPVQIIWPLDRFAAIPRPDEAATTIKNGQ; this is translated from the coding sequence ATGGAACAGACAAAACGCCAGCCCGGGAAACTGGGCTGGCGTTTTGCGTTGCTGGGCCTGGTCTTGGCGGTGGCCGTCTCCGGCCTGGTCCGCTCGCTCTGGCTGGACATCTACTTCATCCCCTCGGCATCAATGGAACCGCTGCTGCGCGACGGGGACCGGATCGTTGTCTCCCGCACCGCCTTCTCCTCGGCGCCCGTCCGCCGCGGCGACGTGGTGGTGTTCGACGGGCGCGGCTCCTTCGCCCCGCTCAACAGCGGCCGGGGGCCGGCAGGTGATTTCCTCGCTGGCGCCGGCCACTGGCTCGGCCTGACCGGCAGCGACAACACCTACGTCAAACGCGTCATCGGGCTTCCGGGCGACCACGTCATCTGTTGCGACGCCGACGGCAGGCTCACAGTCAACGGCCAGCAAGTTGAGGAACCCTATGTGTATCAGGGCGACGCACCGAGCACCTTGAAGTTCAGCACGATCGTGCCGGACGGCCGGCTCTGGCTGATGGGGGACCACCGCTCGAAATCGGCTGATTCCCGAAGCCTGCTGGGCGCTCCCGGTGGCGGCATGGTGCCGCTCGACCGGGTGATCGGAAGGCCGGTACAGATCATCTGGCCGCTTGATAGATTTGCAGCTATACCGCGGCCCGACGAGGCCGCCACGACGATAAAGAACGGACAGTAG
- the trmD gene encoding tRNA (guanosine(37)-N1)-methyltransferase TrmD — protein sequence MRIDVVSIFPEYLAPLELSLIGKARQDGLLDLAVHDLRSFTTDRHRTVDDTPYGGGAGMVMKPEPWAQALAAVAAAGPERAEGTGKPVLIVPSPAGERFSQAIAHELAEEDQLVFACGRYEGIDERVLEWAAEHFTVRPMSLGDYVLNGGEVAVLAMVEAVGRLLPGVVGNPESLVEESHSDGLLEYPVYTKPSSWRDREVPAVLLSGNHGKIAQWRRHEQYRRTAERRPDLLETFDAGHLPRADRTAFGELGYDVVDGRLQRRPNA from the coding sequence ATGCGGATCGACGTCGTCAGCATCTTCCCGGAGTATTTGGCACCGCTGGAGCTGTCCCTGATCGGCAAGGCACGCCAGGACGGGCTGCTGGATCTGGCAGTCCACGACCTCCGGAGCTTCACCACAGACCGGCACCGCACCGTCGACGACACCCCGTACGGTGGCGGCGCCGGCATGGTGATGAAGCCTGAACCCTGGGCGCAGGCCCTGGCCGCCGTGGCAGCGGCGGGGCCCGAGCGGGCCGAGGGAACCGGCAAGCCCGTGCTGATCGTCCCGTCCCCGGCGGGGGAGCGCTTCAGCCAGGCGATCGCCCACGAACTCGCCGAAGAAGACCAGCTGGTCTTCGCCTGCGGACGCTACGAGGGCATCGACGAACGCGTCCTGGAATGGGCCGCGGAGCATTTCACCGTCCGGCCGATGAGCCTAGGCGACTATGTGCTCAACGGCGGCGAGGTGGCGGTGCTGGCCATGGTCGAGGCGGTGGGCCGCCTGCTGCCCGGCGTCGTCGGGAACCCGGAATCCCTGGTGGAGGAGTCCCACTCTGACGGCCTGCTGGAATATCCGGTCTACACCAAGCCCTCCAGCTGGCGGGACCGCGAGGTTCCGGCCGTGCTGCTCAGCGGCAACCACGGCAAGATCGCCCAGTGGCGCCGGCACGAGCAGTACCGTCGCACCGCGGAGCGCCGCCCGGACCTGCTCGAAACGTTCGACGCCGGCCACCTGCCCCGCGCGGACCGGACGGCGTTCGGTGAACTGGGGTACGACGTCGTCGACGGCCGCCTTCAGCGCCGCCCGAACGCGTAA
- a CDS encoding alpha/beta hydrolase produces the protein MFKQRVVFVHGAGSFGAAAWPKQHGMALQYDALFLRRHGFDAVAEPLETDFDADAGIVLRALDDDGRGSSGGHVVAHSQGAIAAMMAAVERPDLVHSLTLVEPACLSLTAELPATAAHRSLLQPLFDVRHNLSDEDFQREFVRRVFSAETTGAVTAESPRAARRLRLQAPAWEAPLQIVPGVPTLVLTGGWEPLYEEIAGYLRETGALHRTAPGGHRPHDSREGDGAIRSFIAEASRSRHARAS, from the coding sequence ATGTTCAAGCAGCGCGTAGTCTTCGTCCACGGGGCGGGCAGCTTCGGCGCCGCGGCGTGGCCGAAGCAGCACGGCATGGCCCTGCAGTACGACGCCCTGTTTCTGCGCCGGCACGGATTCGACGCCGTCGCCGAGCCGCTCGAAACCGACTTCGACGCCGATGCAGGGATCGTCCTGCGCGCCCTGGACGACGACGGCCGGGGCTCCTCCGGCGGCCACGTCGTGGCGCATTCGCAGGGTGCCATCGCAGCGATGATGGCCGCCGTCGAACGGCCCGACCTCGTGCACTCCCTGACCCTGGTGGAGCCGGCCTGCCTCTCGCTCACGGCCGAACTGCCCGCTACTGCGGCGCACCGGTCACTGCTGCAGCCGCTCTTCGACGTCCGGCACAACCTCAGCGACGAGGACTTCCAGCGCGAATTCGTCCGCCGCGTCTTTTCGGCGGAGACAACCGGGGCCGTCACCGCAGAAAGCCCCCGGGCCGCCCGCCGGCTCCGGCTGCAGGCGCCGGCCTGGGAAGCGCCGCTGCAGATCGTCCCGGGTGTGCCCACCCTGGTCCTCACCGGCGGCTGGGAGCCGCTGTATGAGGAGATCGCCGGCTACCTGCGGGAGACGGGCGCCCTGCACCGCACCGCCCCGGGCGGTCACCGGCCGCACGATTCCAGGGAAGGCGACGGCGCCATCCGTTCGTTCATTGCAGAAGCCAGCCGCAGCCGGCACGCCCGCGCCTCCTAA
- a CDS encoding YraN family protein: protein MRAKDALGRRGEDLAAGYLEALGMRVVDRNWRCPDGEIDIVALDGDALVIAEVKTRKSLAYGHPFEAVGPDKLARLHRLASAWCRDHELRMPLRRVDVIAVLDDGTGGPAIEHLKGVG, encoded by the coding sequence ATGAGAGCCAAAGACGCGCTGGGCCGGCGCGGTGAGGACCTTGCCGCCGGCTACCTCGAGGCGCTGGGGATGCGGGTCGTAGACCGCAACTGGCGTTGCCCCGACGGCGAGATCGACATCGTTGCGCTCGACGGCGACGCCCTGGTCATCGCCGAGGTCAAGACCCGGAAATCCCTGGCGTACGGGCACCCTTTCGAAGCCGTCGGGCCGGACAAACTCGCCCGCCTGCACCGGCTGGCCTCCGCATGGTGCCGGGACCATGAGCTGCGAATGCCGCTGCGCCGCGTGGACGTCATTGCCGTACTCGACGACGGCACCGGCGGTCCGGCCATTGAACACCTCAAAGGGGTGGGCTAG
- the lepB gene encoding signal peptidase I, producing the protein MPETGPRTPDPQGHNEPRVTSSPIPAGEHPTTQLPAVPRPEGADGGSAPAHGGSAPARPVQAGRARPAPERAAGVPQDGPSHAGPTSAKARKAKAREGRSPAVVWLKEVATVVVIAVVLSFLIKTFLFRAFYIPSESMMNTLDVNDRIFVNLLVPEPIAMQRGDVVVFRDAKGWLVPTAQKPAGPFTGVQDALTFVGLLPDNSEQHLVKRVIGLPGDHVVCCDGSGRLTVNGAPLDEKYVNNVEVPQERDFDVVVPAGKVWVMGDNRNHSADSRAHMENGGGFIDVADIEGKAAVIAWPLNRITALDNYPDVFSGVPAPAKAPAGK; encoded by the coding sequence ATGCCCGAGACCGGACCCCGGACTCCTGATCCGCAGGGGCACAACGAGCCCCGGGTGACGTCCTCGCCCATTCCCGCCGGCGAGCACCCGACGACGCAGCTTCCCGCTGTGCCGCGGCCCGAGGGTGCCGACGGCGGCTCTGCGCCGGCGCACGGCGGCTCTGCGCCGGCACGGCCCGTGCAAGCCGGGCGCGCCCGGCCTGCCCCCGAGCGTGCCGCCGGGGTGCCGCAGGACGGGCCCTCGCACGCCGGTCCGACGTCGGCGAAGGCCCGGAAGGCGAAAGCGCGCGAGGGCCGGAGCCCCGCCGTCGTCTGGCTGAAGGAGGTCGCCACGGTCGTGGTGATCGCCGTCGTGCTGTCGTTCCTGATCAAAACGTTCCTGTTCCGGGCCTTCTACATCCCGTCCGAATCCATGATGAACACCCTCGACGTCAACGACCGGATCTTCGTCAACCTGCTGGTCCCCGAGCCCATTGCCATGCAGCGCGGCGACGTTGTGGTATTCCGGGACGCCAAGGGCTGGCTGGTGCCGACCGCGCAGAAGCCGGCCGGGCCGTTCACCGGCGTGCAGGACGCCCTGACCTTCGTCGGCCTGCTGCCGGACAACTCCGAACAGCACCTCGTCAAGCGTGTCATCGGCCTGCCCGGTGACCACGTGGTCTGCTGCGACGGCAGCGGTCGGCTTACCGTCAACGGCGCGCCGCTGGACGAGAAATACGTCAACAATGTCGAGGTCCCGCAGGAACGCGACTTCGACGTCGTCGTGCCCGCCGGCAAGGTCTGGGTGATGGGGGATAACCGCAACCATTCCGCGGACTCGCGGGCACACATGGAAAACGGCGGCGGCTTCATTGACGTCGCCGACATTGAAGGCAAAGCGGCGGTGATCGCCTGGCCGCTCAACCGGATCACGGCGCTGGACAACTACCCGGACGTTTTCAGCGGTGTCCCGGCACCCGCGAAGGCACCGGCAGGCAAGTAG
- the rpsP gene encoding 30S ribosomal protein S16: MAVKIRLKRFGKMRAPYYRIVVMDARSKRDGRAIEEIGKYHPTEEPSYIEVNSDRAQYWLGVGAQPSEQVAAILKITGDWQKFKGLPGQEGTLKTKAAKEAFVAPEKGSVIIPEAITKKAKKDDAAEAPAEAEAETTEAE; the protein is encoded by the coding sequence GTGGCCGTAAAGATTCGCCTTAAGCGCTTCGGTAAGATGCGCGCACCGTACTACCGCATCGTCGTCATGGACGCACGCTCCAAGCGTGATGGCCGTGCCATCGAAGAGATCGGCAAGTACCACCCGACCGAAGAGCCCTCGTACATCGAGGTCAACTCGGACCGTGCCCAGTACTGGCTCGGCGTCGGCGCACAGCCGTCAGAGCAGGTTGCCGCGATCCTGAAGATCACCGGTGACTGGCAGAAGTTCAAGGGTCTCCCGGGCCAGGAGGGCACCTTGAAGACCAAGGCTGCCAAGGAAGCCTTCGTCGCCCCGGAAAAGGGTTCCGTGATCATCCCGGAAGCCATCACCAAGAAGGCTAAGAAGGACGACGCCGCCGAGGCTCCTGCCGAGGCCGAAGCAGAGACCACCGAGGCTGAGTAA
- a CDS encoding GNAT family N-acetyltransferase, translating into MALLLIRRASPEDLAGLPALEAAADRLLAAELGCPLPAAPEPDDAEEPLFLLVAGSPAVGYARVDNVGGQAHLEQLSVHPDFARRGIGRSLVEAALAAARGLGFDWMTLRTYADIPFNAPFYASCGFETVAVPTGALAALRTREAQRGLDGLGVRIAMRIRL; encoded by the coding sequence ATGGCGCTGCTCCTGATCCGTCGGGCTTCGCCGGAAGACCTCGCTGGCCTGCCGGCCCTTGAAGCCGCGGCCGACCGGCTGCTGGCGGCAGAACTGGGCTGCCCGCTACCAGCCGCTCCTGAGCCGGATGACGCGGAGGAACCGCTTTTCCTGCTGGTCGCTGGCAGTCCGGCCGTGGGCTATGCCCGGGTCGATAATGTCGGGGGCCAGGCCCATCTTGAGCAACTCTCGGTGCACCCGGACTTCGCCCGCCGCGGAATTGGCCGGTCTCTCGTGGAGGCAGCCCTGGCTGCGGCACGGGGACTGGGATTCGACTGGATGACGCTGCGTACTTACGCGGACATCCCGTTTAACGCACCGTTCTATGCGAGCTGCGGGTTCGAAACCGTCGCCGTGCCGACGGGGGCGCTTGCCGCTTTGCGGACCCGCGAAGCGCAGCGGGGTCTCGACGGGCTGGGGGTCAGAATCGCGATGCGGATTAGGCTTTAG
- a CDS encoding YifB family Mg chelatase-like AAA ATPase: MALGRTYSVALVGLNGYIVEVEADIGQTLPAFVILGLPDASLNEAKERIRSAAQNSGIPLSRRKITANLIPASLPKRGSGFDLSIAMAVLLAANDVRPTGRHVFISELGLDGRLRPVRGILPAVLAAVQAGYPDVVVAHANAAEAELVPGARVRGYRTLARLAFDFGADPQDLALDFEPVDEEPGEAGGSPPPGVAPDMCDVSGQSEGRRALEVAAAGAHHVLLTGPPGAGKTMLAERLPGLLPDLGDREAMEVTAIHSLSSLTAATVTLLRRPPYENPHHTATAAAIIGGGSGLPRPGAASRAHRGVLFLDEAPEYERRVLDALRQPLESGELVIHRSAGTAAYPARFQLVLAANPCPCGKASGKGVDCTCTPMMRRRYLARLSGPLLDRVDIQLEVERVALADFGQPQAEEGTADIAARVRKARQRQLDRLGPLGLETNSQVPGRVLRGPLRLARPTTQILDRALERGVLTARGYDRVLRLAWTLADLGNRQFPGADDVGQALGLRQAAAAAR; the protein is encoded by the coding sequence ATGGCGCTGGGCCGTACCTACTCCGTGGCGCTGGTCGGGCTGAACGGCTACATCGTGGAGGTCGAGGCCGACATCGGCCAGACCCTTCCGGCTTTCGTGATCCTTGGCCTGCCGGACGCCTCACTCAACGAGGCGAAGGAACGGATCCGCTCCGCGGCGCAGAACTCAGGCATCCCGCTCAGCCGCCGGAAAATCACCGCCAACCTGATCCCGGCGTCGCTGCCCAAACGCGGCTCCGGGTTTGACCTGTCCATCGCGATGGCGGTGCTGCTGGCCGCCAACGATGTCCGCCCCACCGGGCGGCACGTATTCATCTCGGAACTGGGCCTGGACGGGAGGTTGCGACCCGTGCGCGGGATCCTCCCGGCCGTTCTGGCCGCGGTCCAGGCCGGCTACCCGGACGTGGTCGTGGCGCACGCCAACGCCGCCGAAGCGGAGCTGGTGCCGGGCGCCCGGGTCCGCGGCTACCGGACCCTGGCCCGGCTGGCGTTCGACTTCGGTGCCGACCCGCAGGACCTGGCCCTGGACTTTGAACCAGTGGACGAAGAACCGGGGGAGGCTGGGGGGAGCCCCCCGCCCGGCGTGGCCCCGGATATGTGCGACGTTTCCGGCCAGAGCGAGGGCCGCCGGGCGCTGGAAGTCGCGGCGGCAGGAGCCCACCACGTGCTGCTGACCGGGCCGCCCGGGGCCGGCAAGACCATGCTGGCCGAGCGCCTCCCCGGCCTGCTCCCGGACCTTGGCGATAGGGAAGCGATGGAAGTGACGGCCATCCATTCGCTGAGTTCGCTCACCGCCGCCACCGTCACCCTGCTGCGCCGGCCGCCCTACGAGAACCCGCACCACACTGCCACCGCCGCCGCCATCATCGGCGGCGGATCCGGCCTGCCGCGGCCTGGGGCTGCCTCCCGGGCCCACCGCGGTGTGCTGTTTCTGGACGAAGCGCCGGAATACGAGCGGCGGGTCCTCGATGCCCTCCGCCAGCCGCTGGAAAGCGGCGAACTGGTCATCCACCGCTCGGCAGGCACAGCAGCCTACCCCGCCCGGTTCCAGCTGGTCCTCGCAGCCAATCCCTGTCCCTGCGGCAAAGCCTCCGGCAAAGGCGTGGACTGCACCTGCACGCCCATGATGCGCCGCCGCTACCTGGCCCGGCTGTCCGGCCCGCTGCTGGACCGCGTCGACATTCAGCTGGAAGTCGAACGCGTCGCCCTGGCCGACTTCGGCCAGCCGCAAGCCGAAGAAGGGACAGCTGACATCGCCGCCCGCGTCCGGAAGGCCAGGCAGCGACAGCTGGACCGGCTGGGGCCTCTCGGCCTGGAAACCAACTCCCAGGTGCCCGGACGGGTGCTCCGCGGACCACTCCGGCTCGCAAGGCCGACCACACAGATACTCGACCGCGCGCTGGAACGCGGCGTCCTGACAGCCCGGGGCTATGACCGCGTCCTGCGCCTGGCCTGGACCCTGGCAGACCTCGGCAACCGTCAGTTCCCCGGCGCCGACGACGTCGGTCAGGCGCTCGGCCTCCGGCAGGCCGCGGCGGCGGCTCGCTGA
- a CDS encoding VOC family protein, translated as MTAEASSQDLLPAELTMGTVMLKVGDMKLMTDYYQRALGLDVVADQDGGLYLGRGQKPLVHLAPAPGLNLPSRGEAGLFHTALLFQDQSSLAATIASAAQYEPQSFTGSADHLVSEAFYFNDPEGNGIELYWDRPRDAWSWDGTNVVMDSLALPPQRYLEQHLTEASLAGQREADAGVGHVHLQVGDVQSAHDFYVGTLGFEKTAGWHGQALFVSAGGYHHHMAMNVWNSRGAGPRRDTLGLGEVLIEVPSGDDVGALADRLKSARVQSHHTGAELRFEDPWRNRIRVAVR; from the coding sequence ATGACCGCAGAAGCCAGCAGCCAGGATCTTCTTCCCGCCGAACTCACCATGGGCACCGTGATGCTCAAGGTCGGCGACATGAAACTGATGACTGATTACTACCAGCGCGCCCTGGGCCTTGACGTCGTTGCCGACCAGGACGGCGGGCTCTACCTTGGGCGCGGGCAGAAGCCGCTGGTCCATCTGGCCCCCGCGCCGGGGCTGAATCTGCCCTCCCGCGGCGAGGCCGGCCTCTTCCACACTGCCCTGCTGTTTCAGGACCAGTCCTCGCTGGCGGCGACGATTGCCTCAGCCGCCCAGTACGAGCCGCAGTCCTTCACCGGCAGCGCCGACCACCTGGTCAGTGAGGCCTTCTACTTCAACGACCCGGAGGGCAACGGGATCGAGCTGTACTGGGACCGGCCCCGCGACGCCTGGTCCTGGGACGGCACGAACGTCGTGATGGACAGCCTCGCCCTGCCGCCGCAGCGCTACCTGGAGCAGCACCTGACCGAAGCGTCCCTGGCCGGCCAGCGCGAGGCGGACGCCGGCGTCGGGCACGTCCACCTGCAGGTCGGCGACGTGCAGTCCGCCCACGACTTCTACGTCGGCACGCTCGGTTTCGAGAAGACCGCCGGCTGGCACGGGCAGGCGCTCTTCGTCTCCGCCGGCGGCTACCACCACCACATGGCCATGAACGTCTGGAACAGCCGCGGCGCCGGACCACGGCGCGACACCCTGGGCCTGGGCGAGGTGCTGATCGAAGTGCCCTCAGGCGACGACGTCGGCGCCCTCGCGGACCGGCTCAAGTCCGCCAGGGTCCAGTCCCATCACACCGGGGCCGAGTTGCGCTTCGAGGATCCCTGGCGCAACCGGATCCGGGTCGCCGTCCGCTAG
- a CDS encoding ribonuclease HII produces MSEAPTLDYERRFRGSGARLLAGIDEVGRGALAGPVSVGIAVVDLHKQKLLADVRDSKLLKIAERERLEPLVRSWSVASAVGHASAAEIDALGIIAALRLAGNRAWCAVLAAGVVPDVVLLDGSHNWLSPAAQASLFDPEPEDAGPDEPVCDAPVHTLVKADMQCLSVAAASVLAKVERDRQMTALHTEYPAFGWNENKGYGTAAHKDALRAAGPTPYHRVSWQLLSA; encoded by the coding sequence GTGTCAGAAGCTCCAACCCTCGACTACGAGCGCCGCTTCCGGGGCTCCGGCGCCCGGCTCCTCGCCGGGATCGATGAGGTGGGCCGCGGCGCCCTCGCCGGACCGGTCAGCGTCGGAATCGCCGTCGTGGACCTGCACAAACAAAAGCTGCTCGCTGATGTGCGGGACAGCAAGCTGCTCAAGATCGCGGAGCGGGAGCGGCTCGAGCCGCTGGTCCGCAGCTGGAGCGTCGCCTCCGCCGTCGGCCACGCCTCGGCCGCCGAGATCGACGCCCTCGGAATCATCGCCGCGCTCCGGCTTGCCGGGAACCGCGCGTGGTGCGCGGTGCTGGCGGCCGGCGTTGTGCCCGATGTGGTGCTGCTGGACGGGAGCCACAACTGGCTGTCACCGGCGGCGCAGGCGTCCTTGTTCGACCCGGAACCCGAGGACGCGGGCCCGGACGAGCCGGTCTGCGACGCACCCGTCCACACCCTGGTGAAGGCCGACATGCAGTGCCTGAGCGTGGCGGCGGCGTCGGTGCTGGCCAAGGTCGAACGCGACCGCCAAATGACGGCCCTGCACACCGAGTACCCCGCCTTCGGCTGGAACGAGAACAAAGGCTACGGAACCGCCGCGCACAAGGACGCGCTCCGCGCCGCCGGGCCGACGCCGTATCACCGGGTCAGCTGGCAGCTGCTCAGCGCCTGA
- the rplS gene encoding 50S ribosomal protein L19, with the protein MHILDSVDAASLRSDVPEFRAGDTIKVHVNIIEGKNSRVQVFQGFVLGRQGDGVRETFTVRKVSFGVGVERTFPVHSPIIDKIELVSKGDVRRAKLYYMRALRGKAAKIKEKRDFQTAK; encoded by the coding sequence ATGCATATCCTCGATTCCGTAGACGCAGCTTCGCTGCGCAGCGATGTTCCCGAGTTCCGCGCGGGTGACACCATCAAGGTGCACGTGAACATCATCGAAGGCAAGAACTCCCGTGTCCAGGTCTTCCAGGGCTTCGTCCTGGGCCGCCAGGGCGACGGCGTCCGTGAAACCTTCACCGTCCGCAAGGTCTCCTTCGGCGTGGGCGTGGAGCGTACCTTCCCGGTGCACTCCCCGATCATCGACAAGATCGAGCTCGTCTCCAAGGGTGACGTGCGCCGCGCCAAGCTTTACTACATGCGTGCACTGCGCGGTAAGGCTGCGAAGATCAAGGAAAAGCGCGACTTCCAGACCGCCAAGTAA
- the rimM gene encoding ribosome maturation factor RimM (Essential for efficient processing of 16S rRNA), translated as MQLQVARIGKPHGIRGEVTVQVLTDAPGDRFVPGTQFVVEPASAGPLTVESARWNKDILLLAFEEVETRNDAETLRGAKLFIETEELDEDDDEGWYEHELVGLDVRVGDRVVGKVSGLHTMPVQDLLVVTDQDGKEILIPFVEQIVPEVNVGEKYVLVTPPEGLFEVNTDAGATPDDGEADAESAPGDNA; from the coding sequence ATGCAGCTCCAGGTGGCACGAATCGGCAAGCCCCACGGCATCCGCGGCGAAGTAACCGTCCAGGTGCTCACGGACGCCCCCGGTGACCGCTTCGTTCCCGGCACCCAGTTCGTGGTGGAACCGGCCTCGGCCGGCCCGCTGACGGTGGAGAGCGCCCGCTGGAACAAGGACATCCTGCTGCTGGCGTTCGAGGAAGTGGAAACCCGCAATGACGCGGAGACCCTCCGCGGCGCGAAGCTCTTCATCGAGACCGAGGAACTGGACGAGGACGACGACGAGGGCTGGTACGAGCACGAGCTTGTCGGCCTGGATGTCCGGGTCGGCGACAGGGTCGTCGGCAAGGTCTCCGGCCTGCACACCATGCCGGTCCAGGACCTGCTGGTGGTCACGGACCAGGACGGCAAGGAAATCCTCATCCCGTTCGTGGAGCAGATCGTCCCCGAAGTCAACGTCGGCGAGAAGTACGTGCTCGTCACGCCGCCGGAAGGACTCTTCGAGGTCAACACCGACGCCGGAGCGACCCCGGACGACGGCGAAGCCGACGCCGAGAGCGCCCCGGGGGACAACGCCTAA
- a CDS encoding RNA-binding protein yields MLAEALEHLVRGIVDSPEDVKVSAKNNRRGDTLEVRVHQDDLGRVIGRQGRTARALRTVVAALAEGEPVRVDVVDTDRRR; encoded by the coding sequence TTGCTGGCAGAAGCGCTCGAACACCTGGTCCGCGGGATTGTTGACAGCCCCGAGGACGTCAAGGTCAGTGCGAAGAACAACCGCCGCGGGGACACCCTCGAAGTGCGCGTTCATCAGGACGACCTCGGACGGGTGATCGGACGCCAGGGCCGCACCGCACGCGCACTGCGCACTGTGGTGGCGGCGCTGGCCGAAGGTGAGCCGGTTCGGGTCGACGTCGTCGACACCGACCGCCGCCGGTAG
- a CDS encoding amidohydrolase family protein, which produces MSGIIEFTGPVLTAADEERQGLWAVDGRLTFQRPLETPGSVLDGWVIPGLVDAHCHIGLGPGGDVSEGVAEQQARTDRDAGTLLVRDAGAVHDTRWIQQRNDLPRIIRAGRHIARTRRYLRGLAIEVEPEDLVEAVRKQARAGDGWVKLVGDWIDRDAGDLAASFPAQSVKDAVSAAHDEGARVTAHCFAEDTLDDMLDAGIDCIEHGTGLLPRHLPRFVEQGVPIVPTLTNIATFPDIAAQAEAKFPRYAAHMLALWERRAERVLEAYEAGVSIYAGTDAGSVIKHGRIVDELEALHAAGLPAAAALDAGAWAARSWLGADAIAEGASADVLVCAEDPRTNLATLHSPWNIVLRGNVLGR; this is translated from the coding sequence ATGAGCGGCATCATCGAATTCACCGGCCCGGTGCTCACCGCAGCCGACGAGGAACGGCAGGGATTGTGGGCTGTCGACGGCAGGCTGACCTTCCAGCGCCCGCTTGAAACACCCGGATCGGTGCTGGACGGATGGGTCATCCCGGGACTCGTCGACGCGCACTGCCACATCGGCCTGGGCCCGGGCGGGGACGTCTCCGAGGGCGTCGCCGAGCAGCAGGCCCGCACCGACCGCGACGCCGGCACCCTGCTGGTCCGGGACGCCGGCGCCGTCCACGACACCCGCTGGATCCAGCAACGCAACGACCTGCCCCGCATCATCCGCGCCGGCCGCCACATTGCCCGGACGCGGCGCTACCTGCGGGGCCTGGCCATCGAAGTGGAGCCAGAAGACCTCGTCGAGGCGGTCCGCAAACAGGCCCGGGCGGGGGACGGCTGGGTCAAGCTCGTGGGGGACTGGATCGACCGCGACGCTGGCGACCTCGCCGCGAGCTTTCCGGCCCAAAGCGTCAAGGACGCAGTCAGCGCGGCCCACGACGAGGGCGCCCGGGTCACGGCGCACTGCTTCGCAGAGGACACCCTTGATGACATGCTCGACGCCGGCATCGACTGCATTGAGCACGGAACCGGCCTGCTGCCCCGGCATCTGCCCCGTTTCGTCGAACAGGGCGTCCCGATCGTGCCGACGCTGACCAACATCGCCACCTTTCCGGACATCGCGGCGCAGGCCGAGGCGAAGTTCCCGCGCTACGCCGCGCACATGCTGGCGCTCTGGGAGCGCCGCGCGGAAAGGGTCCTCGAAGCCTATGAAGCCGGAGTAAGCATCTACGCCGGCACCGATGCCGGCAGCGTGATCAAGCACGGCAGGATCGTCGATGAGCTCGAGGCGCTGCACGCTGCCGGGCTCCCGGCTGCTGCTGCCCTCGACGCCGGTGCCTGGGCCGCCCGGAGCTGGCTGGGAGCCGACGCCATAGCCGAAGGTGCCAGCGCCGACGTCCTGGTCTGCGCCGAGGACCCGCGGACCAACCTCGCCACGCTGCACAGCCCCTGGAACATCGTGCTGCGGGGGAACGTCCTCGGCAGGTAG